One window from the genome of Spartobacteria bacterium encodes:
- a CDS encoding response regulator, with amino-acid sequence MISITCLSSALNSIFSTVIFTPNLYFNYYTKTYNLNPLIKTSRILMRMRVMKILLAEDNVTACAILSHVIKQLGYEVVTAHDGEQALEIYRTQSVDVVLTDVQMPVMGGFELLQAIREDDSDTLIIIITALGSSDTAIKALQFGANNFIRKPVSPQELTRILQKYTSVVEQRQISHELDGMITRRAFTMEIDNRRDYSTRVAQFLVSQVPHELKGKGPLHVVLGLDELIANAIEHGNMGISSEEKEKALIRSDGLIRLYEKRLTDPVVSQRRVRIDFTMEKGRYCEWVITDEGEGFDYSKLPDPLEAGAITKQTGRGIFLSRMIFDVFEYRDRGNQICVRINL; translated from the coding sequence ATGATTTCCATAACCTGTTTGAGTTCAGCTTTGAACTCCATTTTTTCTACTGTCATATTCACTCCTAATTTGTATTTTAATTACTACACAAAGACATATAATTTAAACCCGTTAATTAAAACGTCAAGAATTCTAATGCGGATGAGAGTAATGAAGATACTGCTTGCAGAAGACAATGTCACGGCCTGTGCTATACTGTCCCATGTGATTAAACAGCTGGGTTACGAGGTGGTCACCGCCCATGACGGGGAGCAGGCACTGGAAATCTATCGGACGCAATCCGTTGACGTGGTTCTTACCGATGTGCAGATGCCGGTGATGGGCGGGTTTGAACTGCTCCAGGCTATACGGGAAGACGATAGCGATACCCTCATTATTATCATTACGGCGCTGGGCTCGTCGGACACCGCTATTAAAGCGCTGCAATTCGGCGCCAATAATTTCATTCGCAAACCGGTCAGCCCGCAGGAACTCACCCGCATATTGCAGAAATACACATCGGTGGTGGAACAGCGGCAGATCTCGCATGAGCTCGATGGCATGATCACCCGTCGGGCCTTTACCATGGAGATCGATAACCGGCGCGACTACAGCACCCGCGTCGCACAGTTTCTCGTGAGTCAGGTGCCGCACGAACTCAAAGGGAAAGGTCCGCTGCATGTGGTGCTGGGTCTGGATGAACTGATTGCCAATGCCATCGAACATGGAAACATGGGGATTAGCAGTGAAGAAAAAGAAAAGGCACTCATTCGCAGCGATGGACTGATCAGGCTGTATGAAAAACGCCTGACAGATCCTGTTGTCAGTCAGAGACGTGTACGCATTGATTTCACGATGGAAAAAGGGAGATACTGCGAATGGGTGATCACCGACGAAGGCGAGGGCTTTGATTATTCTAAATTGCCCGACCCGCTGGAAGCCGGTGCCATTACAAAGCAGACAGGCCGCGGAATCTTTCTTAGCCGCATGATCTTTGATGTCTTCGAATACCGTGACCGGGGCAATCAGATCTGCGTACGCATCAATCTCTGA
- the htpG gene encoding molecular chaperone HtpG, whose protein sequence is MTVEKMEFKAELKQVMEIIVHSLYSHREIFLRELISNACDAIDRVRFDSIQDQSLIENNGDWGIRITADKANKTLTISDNGIGLSHETIVADLGTIARSGTSAFLENLKQSEVKDRPELIGQFGVGFYSSFMVADKVVVRSRKAGSPDDAVEWTCEGGEGYTVESITKEKRGTDIILHLKEDAEEFLDEWRLREIVKKYSDFVEFPISLAAIDAEGKDVEIKEPIMNSQKALWLRSKSDITPEEYNEFYKAIAHDFTDPLETIHYSAEGTIEFKALLFLPSKRPFDLFTTETKVGPALYVQRVQIMDHCDKLLPMYLRFVKGVVDSTDLPLNVSRELLQQNATLAKIKNNLVTKILGVLKDMKAKDYDKYVSFYTQFGDVLKEGVNDDFANKDKISELLLFHSTATGSDEEKFVTLESYVSTLTDDDKEIFYLSGDNLETLTHSPYLESFKSKGQEVLLLNSPIDSWVMDSLREYKGKTFKAIDRGELKTDETDDFKEKKKTFGSLMSFLKDKLPGIKEVRLSTRLTDSASCLIVDEYAMNAHMERIMQRMGQKIPETERILELNPEHAAVKTMLELYDSNSENPHVVDYGMIFYDMAVLAEGSKIKDPAAFAHRINDLIVNANKPQA, encoded by the coding sequence ATGACAGTAGAAAAAATGGAGTTCAAAGCTGAACTCAAACAGGTTATGGAAATCATTGTTCATTCCCTGTACTCACATCGTGAAATCTTTCTCAGGGAACTGATCAGTAATGCATGTGATGCGATAGACCGCGTTCGTTTCGATTCCATTCAGGATCAGTCGCTCATCGAAAACAACGGCGACTGGGGCATCCGTATCACGGCGGACAAAGCGAACAAAACGCTGACGATTTCCGACAACGGCATCGGGCTATCCCACGAAACCATTGTAGCCGATCTGGGCACCATCGCCCGTTCCGGCACCTCGGCCTTTCTTGAAAACTTGAAACAGAGCGAAGTCAAAGACCGTCCGGAACTCATTGGACAATTTGGCGTGGGCTTCTACTCCAGTTTTATGGTGGCCGACAAAGTGGTGGTACGTTCCCGCAAAGCCGGTTCGCCGGACGATGCGGTGGAATGGACCTGTGAAGGCGGCGAAGGCTATACGGTGGAATCGATCACCAAAGAAAAACGCGGCACGGACATCATTCTTCATCTTAAAGAGGATGCCGAGGAATTCTTAGACGAATGGCGGCTGCGTGAAATCGTGAAAAAGTATTCCGATTTCGTGGAATTCCCCATTTCTCTGGCGGCCATTGATGCCGAAGGAAAAGACGTAGAAATCAAAGAACCGATAATGAATTCGCAGAAAGCCCTGTGGCTGCGTTCCAAATCCGACATCACGCCGGAAGAATACAACGAATTCTACAAAGCCATTGCCCACGATTTCACCGATCCGCTGGAAACCATTCATTATTCGGCGGAAGGCACCATTGAATTCAAAGCACTGCTGTTCCTGCCGTCGAAACGCCCCTTCGATCTGTTTACCACAGAAACCAAAGTAGGTCCGGCACTCTACGTGCAGCGCGTACAGATCATGGATCATTGCGATAAACTGCTGCCCATGTATCTGCGCTTCGTCAAAGGCGTGGTGGATTCCACAGATCTTCCGCTGAACGTCTCGCGCGAACTGCTGCAGCAGAATGCCACATTGGCTAAAATCAAAAACAACCTCGTCACAAAAATCCTCGGCGTACTGAAAGACATGAAAGCGAAAGACTATGACAAATACGTCAGCTTTTATACCCAGTTCGGCGATGTGCTCAAAGAAGGTGTGAATGATGATTTTGCCAATAAGGATAAAATCAGCGAACTGCTACTGTTCCATTCCACCGCCACGGGCAGTGACGAAGAAAAATTTGTCACGCTGGAAAGTTATGTCTCCACCCTGACCGACGACGATAAAGAAATCTTTTATCTCTCCGGCGACAATCTGGAAACACTGACCCATTCCCCCTATCTGGAATCATTCAAGAGCAAAGGACAGGAAGTCCTGCTTCTCAACTCCCCCATTGATTCCTGGGTCATGGATTCCCTGCGGGAATACAAAGGCAAAACCTTCAAAGCCATCGACCGCGGCGAACTGAAAACCGACGAGACCGACGACTTCAAAGAAAAGAAGAAAACCTTCGGCAGCCTGATGTCCTTCTTAAAAGACAAACTGCCCGGCATCAAAGAAGTACGTCTTTCCACCCGTCTGACGGACAGTGCCTCCTGTCTGATCGTGGATGAATATGCCATGAATGCTCACATGGAGCGCATCATGCAGCGTATGGGACAGAAGATTCCTGAAACTGAACGCATTCTCGAATTAAACCCCGAGCATGCCGCCGTAAAAACCATGCTGGAGCTCTACGATTCCAACAGTGAAAACCCGCATGTTGTAGATTACGGAATGATCTTCTATGATATGGCCGTACTGGCCGAAGGATCAAAGATCAAAGATCCTGCCGCCTTCGCGCATCGCATTAACGATCTCATCGTCAATGCCAATAAACCGCAGGCCTGA